A DNA window from bacterium contains the following coding sequences:
- a CDS encoding DUF302 domain-containing protein gives MVTQTRYGFGTAVSLPYSEAVARTRDLLKAEGFGVLTEIDVQKTLKEKLGADFRKYVILGACNPPLAHRALQAEPEIGLILPCNVIVYEEGAGSVVSVLDPVAALGIVGNEALRPIAEDAAARLHRVIDKLSAA, from the coding sequence ATGGTGACGCAAACCCGGTACGGATTTGGAACCGCCGTGTCGCTGCCCTATTCCGAGGCGGTGGCGCGAACCCGGGACCTCCTGAAGGCGGAAGGCTTCGGCGTCCTGACCGAGATCGACGTGCAGAAGACGCTCAAGGAGAAACTCGGCGCAGACTTCCGAAAGTACGTCATCCTCGGCGCGTGCAATCCGCCGTTGGCGCATCGCGCCCTCCAGGCCGAGCCCGAAATCGGCCTGATCCTACCCTGCAACGTCATCGTCTACGAGGAGGGCGCCGGTTCCGTCGTCTCGGTGTTGGACCCCGTCGCCGCGTTGGGGATCGTCGGCAACGAAGCCCTGCGCCCGATCGCCGAAGACGCCGCGGCGCGGCTCCACCGGGTCATCGACAAACTGAGCGCAGCCTGA